DNA from Drosophila suzukii chromosome 2R, CBGP_Dsuzu_IsoJpt1.0, whole genome shotgun sequence:
CTCGTATTGATGGCACTCCAGGTGTATTTTGGTTGTCCCCTAGGATGGAAAGGGCGTTTTAAGTGTGACATAAAGtgaggacctaataaacccaAACATAATGCAAAATTAAGGTTATTTAACGACTGAGGCAAACACCATGCTAAGCGAAATGTTAAAGGCAAGAAATACACGTGAGTCAAGACATATATGGGGCAAGCCCGTTGGATTAGCATATTTCGATTTTCGATCTGGCATTCAAGATCGAGGGGCAGCTTATTAGTGGTAGTAAAAAGAGGGTATCCAGCACCAACATAACACAGAAAAATAATTCTCTTTGGATTACCTATTACAGGATACTTGGGTCAAATTTCGTATTATCAAGCGAGATCTCTTCTTCGCTGTCACGTTCTTCCTCTTTCTTTCCCTTAATGCTGCTCATTCAGAGATAATGTGGTACCTGGTTATTCGATCTATTTTCAGAACCACAGATTACTTACCGATCCCTTAAGAGTTTCAGAGTGGTAGGCTTCAAGATAAACAGCACGAATATGATGGTGCCCTGGGACCAGTTTAAGTAGTCTGCCACCACCAAAACCTTAGGCCAGAAAGAGTCACGGCTCACAAGGAAGGACACAATCTCCAAGCTCCACGACAAACCCATGATGATGAAGAGACGCAGGAAGAAGGTGTAACTGTTGTGGGATCATGAGAGGTACTTGAAACGTTAAGATATGAGTGCCATGTTAGAGTTACGTTCGTTTGTCCGAGTTGAGCTTGTTGGTTCTTCTTTGCTGTTGGGAAAAGTTCTGGACTTCCTTCTTCACTTTTACTATGCGAAGAGCAGTCAGGATGAACATGGTTATGTTGAAAACAATCAGCAACAACATCGGCCCATAGAAGTACAGCAAGACAACGTTGTCCCCAGCTGAGGATGAAAAAGGAAGTTGCAAGAAGTTCCTACCACCACATTTCAAACGGATATCAGAACCCACTGTAGATCCAACACTGAGTGATGCCCATTCGAGGTGCCCAGTCCCTATCCTCTATAACTTTATCAGCCAGGAAGGTGACTCCGGTCATAGCCAGTGCCATGCCCCAAGCGTAACTGTTGTAGGCCAGAAATCGATGTTCAGGCAGGAAGCGGTTAAGTGAATGGGCAGTGCCGCTAAACGTGTTCCAGAGATGCAGACTGATGACAGAAAGCCAAAAGAACGCGGCCATGACGAAAAAGTAGCCCATAAATCCTACAGGTGATGCAACAAAAGGTGGTGTTACTATTTATCTGCTTCAAGGCCCCATAACCGCTATAAGCTAACCTGATGTGGTGCATATGGTCGAGGGTAGTTTAAATACGTGCCACAAGTCGAGGAGCAGGAGTAGGTAAACCATGAACAGGGCGACCATGTAGCACATAAAGCACTTTCCGTGCAAGTTCTGTAGCTTCTTCACGTAGAGGTACACGCTGATCGTAAGAACCATACATATCAATGATATTATCATCACTGTGGGAAGGAAAGGCGGTGGCTGTCAAAAAGAGTCAACATTAAAAATTACAACTTACCGACGCTCTGCCCGGTTTTGGAGGGTTCAGTATCAAGATGGCAAAAGTGGGGAGCTATGCGAATACTATCACCCTGAAATTCAATGTGCTGCACGCAGTATTGCGTCTTATCCAAGTACGCCGCGTCCCAGGCCCGGAAAAAGGTTCCATTCTAGGGAAGATTAATAGCGATTAAGCTCGGCATTTGGCAGATATACCAGCAAAAGGAACCTCGAACAGTGTGAAGGCGTGTCCAGGCTTTGTGTGATCTGCGTGATGCATACTTTCGTCACCACAGGGCAAGGGCAGATCCGACTGGACGACTAGATCCTCCTTAAAGTGTCTTTTGGCCACCGTTCCGTTGTTGAGGGTCACGTTCACGTAGCGATTGTGGCTCTCCAGTTCGTCTGTTGACATTTCACCAACGCATTTGCTGCTCTTCATTTTGTGGTTGTGAGGGCAGCAAAATCGAATGCAGGGCCTTAGTTTGCAGGCACATCCTCTCATGTGCCTCGAACCGTATTTTTTTGTTCCATCGGGCAAAATCTCGAAGTCATATTCACCCACCAAATTGGCGGGAATCAGTAAGCTGTCATATAGATACGATCCGTTAGAAAACTTTTTACCATCTGTAATATCTACAGTATCATAGAAATCGCAATCGGGAATATCAGccgtttttgatttttgaaccAACGTCAGTAGAACGGTGGCAAGCAATCCTATGAGTAACCGCATTTTCTGTAAAAGAAAAACTAGAGATGTT
Protein-coding regions in this window:
- the LOC108008527 gene encoding probable G-protein coupled receptor Mth-like 3 isoform X1, producing the protein MRLLIGLLATVLLTLVQKSKTADIPDCDFYDTVDITDGKKFSNGSYLYDSLLIPANLVGEYDFEILPDGTKKYGSRHMRGCACKLRPCIRFCCPHNHKMKSSKCVGEMSTDELESHNRYVNVTLNNGTVAKRHFKEDLVVQSDLPLPCGDESMHHADHTKPGHAFTLFENGTFFRAWDAAYLDKTQYCVQHIEFQGDSIRIAPHFCHLDTEPSKTGQSVVMIISLICMVLTISVYLYVKKLQNLHGKCFMCYMVALFMVYLLLLLDLWHVFKLPSTICTTSGFMGYFFVMAAFFWLSVISLHLWNTFSGTAHSLNRFLPEHRFLAYNSYAWGMALAMTGVTFLADKVIEDRDWAPRMGITQCWIYTGDNVVLLYFYGPMLLLIVFNITMFILTALRIVKVKKEVQNFSQQQRRTNKLNSDKRTYTFFLRLFIIMGLSWSLEIVSFLVSRDSFWPKVLVVADYLNWSQGTIIFVLFILKPTTLKLLRDRIKGKKEEERDSEEEISLDNTKFDPSIL
- the LOC108008527 gene encoding G-protein coupled receptor Mth isoform X3: MIISLICMVLTISVYLYVKKLQNLHGKCFMCYMVALFMVYLLLLLDLWHVFKLPSTICTTSGFMGYFFVMAAFFWLSVISLHLWNTFSGTAHSLNRFLPEHRFLAYNSYAWGMALAMTGVTFLADKVIEDRDWAPRMGITQCWIYTGDNVVLLYFYGPMLLLIVFNITMFILTALRIVKVKKEVQNFSQQQRRTNKLNSDKRTYTFFLRLFIIMGLSWSLEIVSFLVSRDSFWPKVLVVADYLNWSQGTIIFVLFILKPTTLKLLRDRIKGKKEEERDSEEEISLDNTKFDPSIL
- the LOC108008527 gene encoding probable G-protein coupled receptor Mth-like 3 isoform X2, whose protein sequence is MRLLIGLLATVLLTLVQKSKTADIPDCDFYDTVDITDGKKFSNGSYLYDSLLIPANLVGEYDFEILPDGTKKYGSRHMRGCACKLRPCIRFCCPHNHKMKSSKCVGEMSTDELESHNRYVNVTLNNGTVAKRHFKEDLVVQSDLPLPCGDESMHHADHTKPGHAFTLFENGTFFRAWDAAYLDKTQYCVQHIEFQGDSIRIAPHFCHLDTEPSKTGQSVVMIISLICMVLTISVYLYVKKLQNLHGKCFMCYMVALFMVYLLLLLDLWHVFKLPSTICTTSGFMGYFFVMAAFFWLSVISLHLWNTFSGTAHSLNRFLPEHRFLAYNSYAWGMALAMTGVTFLADKVIEDRDWAPRMGITQCWIYTGDNVVLLYFYGPMLLLIVFNITMFILTALRIVKVKKEVQNFSQQQRRTNKLNSDKRTYTFFLRLFIIMGLSWSLEIVSFLVSRDSFWPKVLVVADYLNWSQGTIIFVLFILKPTTLKLLRDRGQPKYTWSAINTRSRES